Sequence from the Atribacterota bacterium genome:
GCTTTTTTGGTTGGCACTATAATATTTGGACCTAAAATTACCTTCAATATACTTTATTCAAGGCTTTATGAATTAACCCTAAATTATCCTTATTTAGCTGTACCTCTGTTTACTTTTATGGGAGTGATACTTGAAAATTCAGGAATAGCTGAGGATTTATATAATGCATTGTATGAATGGCTAAGTGGATTCAAAGGTGGATTAGCTGTAGTTACTATTATAGTAGGCACACTCCTTGCAGCCTGTTTAGGGACTATCACTGCTTCTGTAACTATATTAACACTTATTGCTCTGGCTCCAATGATTAAGAGAGGTTATGATAAGTCTATAGCTACTGGCTCAATTGTTGCTGCTGGTACCCTGGGTATACTTATACCTCCAAGTATTATGTTGGTGGTGTATGGTCCCCAAGCTGGTGTATCAGTTGGTAAAATGTTTATGGGAGCAATTTTCCCTGGTCTCATTCTTTCCGGTTTATATATTACATATATAACCATTCGCTGTGCATTAAATCCAAAATTAGGACCACCTATTCCTGAAGAAGAAAGACATAAAATATCATATAGAGAAAAAACACTAAAACTGTTAAAGGCTGTAGCTCCTACTTTGTTAATTATCATAGCAGTATTAGGAACTATTTATACCGGCATTGCTCCTCCTACTGAGGCTGCAGCGATGGGAAGTTTAGCAGTAGTAATCTTAGCTATTCTTTACCGAAAGTTTACCTGGAACTTAATTAAGCATAGTGCCATGGAAGTGCTACGAGTTAGTGCATTTGTTCTTCTAATTGCAGGCTTAAGTTATGCTTTTGTAGGGGTATTTATGAGTGCAGGCTGTGGAGGAGTGGTTACCAATTTGATTATGGCTGTACCTGGTGGGAGGTGGGGGGCGTTTGCCATGGTTATGTTGATTGTATTTGTTTTAGGGATGTTTATCGAGTGGATAGGTATAGTTTTTATTATTGTTCCAGTTTTCTCACCTATACTTCTAAAATTGGGATTTGATCCTTTATGGGCTGCGATGATGATTTGTATTAACTTGCAAATGGCATTTCAAACACCACCTATGGCGATGTCTATCTTTGTCTGTCGAGGGACTGCTCCCAAAGAATTAGGTGTTACTATGGCTGATATCATAAAAGGAGTGGTTCCTTTTATAATCTTGATAATATTTTGTCTGATACTTTGTATTGTATTCCCACAGATTATTACCTGGTTACCAGAAAAAATGATTGGTTAATGGTATTTGAATATACTTCAAGCAGTATATTTTAATCTGAATATTAAATATCAACTATATCCTGTATCTTCTGAAAATACTTCAATTAATTGGTCACCCGCATGGGGATATAATCTTTCTTTAAGAGGAGTAATTAGTTCTTCCAGATACTGGCTAGGAACTAGATTATTTCTTACCATACTCTCATAAAAGACAATCTTAATTAGCTGACTATGGGATAATCCTACTTTACTAGCCATAAAAGTTACAGATCCATGTACCGAAAGAGAGGGAGTACCATTTATATCAATAACATAAAGATTGTCTTCCTGGTCTTTTTTAATGTCCAGGCGAATGATATCATTAGCTTTGACCGCCAGGAAACTTTTTACCGAGATGTCAACTAGAGGGGAGAACAAAATATGTTTGTGTCCAATTATTTTAAACTGGTTTTGCATTCTATATTCTTTGTTCTTTGTTCTGGTATAACGAATTCCCCAGTTTTCCGGAAAAGCGATAATGGGTAAGACATATTTAGTTTCACCACCCAATACTCCAACTGTAAATTCCTGTCCTGGTAGATATTGTTCAATAATTATTTTTTCTAGACCCAATGTCCTTTTTAAATATTCAATTTTGTGCTTTAGTTCAGTCAGATTATGAACAACTGATTTTGGAGTGATTCCTATGCTATCTCCCCCACCTGCCGGTTTAATCATTAAGGGGTATCCTATGCGTTCAATCTCCCGTAATAGCTGTTTTTTTCGAAAGCGGTTATGAAGATCAAACACAAAATGTTTGGGAACTGGAATACTATATTCCTGTAATTTTTGATAGGTAAAGTCTTTATTTCGACATATTTCCATACTTTCAATACTGGCATGGCTGGAGGGAATATTATGAGTTTTTAATTGTTCTCGAACTTGAGCAGCACCATAGCCATTATACAAAGTATGGGGGTAATCTTTAAAACCTTCCGCCAGGACAAAGGCAAAATCAATGGGATAGTTATCCATAATAAAACTATCTAGTTGTTCCGGATTATAAAGATCTAGTGATAAAATATTACATTTTGTTTTCATCAATGCTTCACGAATAGCCTGTACATCAGTATCCAAGGTACATTCTCGAAACAAACCATATTTATATTTTTTACTTACTTGATTATAGACAAACAAAATCTTTTTTGGCAATAGAATCACTCCCCTTATTTAGATTAATATAGGACAGCAAATGAACAATTGTTAGGGAAATAAAGGAAAAGCTATTGTAAAGCAAATTAATAGAAGTAGTATTGCCAGCAATATGAAGATAATCGATTAGTAAGATTTAAAAAAGAAAAATTATTTTTTAAAGAATTACTATTCTTATAAGATACCCATAATATTAATTTCTTCAAATTAGATCCTTAAAAATTGTGATATCTAGATTAGTATAATGATTAAGCAATAATATTATACTATAAAATTGATAAAATCCACAACAAATTTTAGTGTTAAAATAGAATGTATTTACCAGCTAAAAATAGTCCAACAAGTTAGCTCTTCCAGAATTCAGGAATAAGTAGGATAAAGACGGTATAAATTTCTAATCGCCCTAATAGCATGCATAAACTTAACAGAATTTTACCTAAAGGTGGTATAAAGGCATAGTTTTGGGTAGGCCCGACTAATCCTAATCCTGGTCCGACATTACCCAGAGTAGCTGCAACTGAAGTCATAGCACTGACCAGGTCCAAGCCCAAAGCTGACATAACCAGGGAACTGAAGACAAATATCATAATATATAACAGAAAAAAAGAAGTAACATTGCTTGCTACCTCATCTGAAATTTTTTTATTACCAACATAAATAGGGGTGATAGCATGTGGATGAAGAATTCTTTGAAACTCTCGACCAACCTTTTTTAATAAAATGAGAATCCGAATATTTTTGATAGCACCACCGGTGGAACCAGCACAACCTCCGATAAACATTAAAATAATTAAAATACTCTTTGAGAGAGTTGGCCATTGATCGAAATCAGTGGTGGCAAAACCAGTTGTAGTTACTATAGAAACAACCTGAAATGAAGCATAACGGAGGGCAGTTAATATTGATTTATAAATATAAAGATGTAATTGGGTAGTAATGATAAAAATGGATATAAAAATTACTCCTAAATAAAAAAGGAATTCTCTATCTTTAAATAAACTTTTTAAATTACCATGCAATACTTTGTAGTGCAGGGTAAAATTTGCGCCTGCTATGAGCATGAAAAAAGTCATTATCATATCGTAGGTAGGATTGTTATAGTGACCAACACTTAGATTTTTAGGTGTAAAACCTCCTGTAGCCATGGTGCCAAACATATGCGTAATTGCATCATATAAAGACATTCCGGTTAGGTAAAGACAAACAACCTGGAGACCAGAGATAATGATATAAACCAGATATAATAACTTTGCTGTTTCTTTGATACGTGGTTTCAACTTATCTGGTTCTGGTCCGGGGACCTCTAATTTGAATAATTGCATACCTCCTACACCTAATGCAGGTAAGATTGCCACAACCAATACAATAATTCCCATTCCTCCTATCCATTGTATTTGATTCCTCCAAAATAGAACAGAAAGCGGATTTCCTTCGATATATTGAAGAACCGTTGCCCCGGTGGTAGTGAAGCCTGACATTGATTCAAAATAGGCATCAATAAAATTAGTTAATGTCCCGCTAAAAAGAAAGGGAAATGATCCAAATGTTGCTGCAATTATCCATCCCAGTGTAGCAATAGCAAAGCCCTCTTTTCTTCCTATTCCATCTTCAGTTTTGAAATTAAAGTGTAAGAACAATCCGGAGAGGGAAGTTATTATTATTGAGGACAAGAAGGCATATATAGCTACCTCTTCTTGGTAATAAAGGGCATAGAACAGAGGAAAGATCATACTTAAACCCAGGAAAAATATTAATATACCGAGAGTATTGAATACAATGCTATATTTCAATGAATTAAATTTCCCCACTTCATAAAAAAAGCTGTTCTATCTTATTAATTTCTGTTGTTTTAGTAAATACAATGACCTTATCCCCTGCTTTGATAAAATCATCTCCATGAGGAATAATTACCTCTTCTTTTCTAATAATTGCCCCAATAATGGAATTTTTTGGAAAATCAATTGATTTTAAAGGTTTATCATTGATTTTACTATCTGGTTGGGCAATTAATTCTGCTACCTCAATTTCTCCTTCTTTGAGTAAGGTGAGGGTGATAAGTTCACCACGTTTCAGGAAACGTAATATGGCGGAAGCAGTTGTTAGACGAGGGTTGACAACTGCATCTATACCTATTTTTTCTAAAATAGGAATGTAATTAGTTCTGCTAATTTTGGCAATAACCTTTTTTGTCCCAAGATGTTTTGCCAGTAGTGATACCAGTAGATTCTCTTCATCATAACCGGTAACTGCAACAAATCCATCAGTTTTTTCAATTCCTTCTTCCTTTAGAAGTTCTATATTGGTACCGTCTCCATTAATAACCAATGTTTGAGGTAATAATTCTGATATTGTTTCGCTTTTTTGCTTATTCATTTCGATTAATTTTGTTTTGATACCAATTTTATTTAATAGAGAAGCAACCTGAATACCAATGTTACTTCCACCAAAGATAAGAACATTTTGTAAAACGCCGGATTTCTTATTACACAACAGTTCCAAATCAGAGTAATTTTCTTTCCTGATTAATAAATATACAGTATCTCCTATAAAAATTTCATCATTACCCGTAGGAATTATTAGGTTATCCTCTCTAAAGATAGCTGCCATCAGGGTATGACGCCCAAAACTAATATCTCTTATTTTTTTATTAGCAAAATGGCAATCCTCTTCAATTTTTAAGCCAAATAAAGAAATTTTTCCACCAGCAAAATCCTGAGCTTCGCAGACATTGGAAGGAGTTTTTAATAATCTTACTATTTCTTTAGCTGTTGCTCTTTCAGGATTAATAACATAATCAATACCTAATTTTTCCTTGGAAAGTGAGTTGCTGTACATATATTCAGTATTTCTGATGCGGGCAATAGTTTTAGCAACATTAAATTGTTTTGCTGTCATACAAGCAACCATATTGACCTCATCTATCCTGGTTACTGCAATAAGCATATCTGCTTCTTTTATTCCTGCTTGTTCCAGAATTCTTACATTAGCGCCGTTTCCAATAATGGTCATGATATCCAGATTACTATCCAGATCCTGTCTGATATCTTCACGTTTGTCTATAATAGTTACATCATGATTTTCTGCTGAAAGAGTCTGAGCAATTTGGATACCAACTTTGCCTGCTCCAATAATTATAACTTTCAAAAGCATTTCCTCCTGAGCAAAAACAACTTTTGCTCAAAATTTATTTTTAACGTTAAAAAGAGAAATCATTTATTATTTAGGTTCTCAATTTATTAACATCAGAGTGTTAATTACAATACTCTGATATCTTTTTGCAGTAATTGTTAAAGATTTAGGATATTCAAGGGGCCCCCTGAGAATCCCTTAAATTAATATCAAGTTTAATATTTAGCAGTACCTTATATCTATTTTTTAATCCATTTGGATTTTCTATGAATATTTACCTAATAATCTTGTTAGCATATATTGTTTCTAAAAAAGAAAAGTTAATAGTATCGCAATTTTTCTAAAATTCTGATACTATCAACTATATATTGTAACAAAAATTCAAATTTTTCCAAAATACAATGTAAAAATATAGTTAAACATCTTCCTATTTTATTAGTATAGTCTAATCTTTCTGGTAAAATTATATATTATTATCATATATATTATTAATTTACATCATAATAGAAGATATTTACTGTCTTGGGAATTGTATACCCTTTTCCTACTTTTGTCAACCTGAGCTGTTCAATATAAATAAATCTTAAAAGAGATTCCTCCTGGATAATCGGACAACAAGGTTGGTTTCATTCTAAGAAGTCTGAAATATTGGGTATCTCAAGATGAATGTTATGATATAAATAGAGTATTATGAAAATAAAGAAGTTCAGAAGTGAGTAGAGTCAGAAAAAAAATTAAATTGCTTTTAATAAATCCATGGATATACGATTTTACTGCTTATGATTTCTGGTCTAAACCATTAGGATTGCTTTATGTTGCAGCTATATTAAGGGAAAAGGACTATCATATAGATTATATTGATTGTATGGATCGTTTTGAACCAGGTTTACTGAAGAAATCGGACTATGTTTTAGCAAAACATAATCTTGATGGAAGAGGACCATTTTATAAAGAAAAAATAACAAAACCAGAATCCTTGAAACACATTCCCAGAAACTATTGTCGTTATGGTATTACTGAATCAATTTTTCAGGAAAAAATACAATATTATTCTAAACCAGATGCTGTTTTAATAACATCCATAATGACTTACTGGTATCCTGGTGTTTTTAGGACTATTGAGCTAGTAAAAAAATATTATCCCGATTGTCCTATCATCTTGGGAGGTATCTATACTACGCTATGTTATCAGCATGCAGTAAATTTTTCCAAGGCTGATTATATTCTTAAAAATGTTCAATTGGATACATTATTGCAATTGTTACAAAATATAACAGGTCATTCCATCAGCCAGCATGATTCAAAGAATAATGACTATCAAAATCTAAATTATTATCCTTATCCGGCATGGGATTTATATCCCATGCTTGATTATATTTGTTTGATGACTTCAAGGGGTTGTCCATTTAGATGTAGTTATTGCGCCTCTTATTTAATTAATTCTAAGCTTGAATTCCGAAAAGCAGATCAGGTTGTAAATGAAATAATTTACTGGAAAAGATTAAAAAGAATTAATAATTTTGTTTTTTATGATGATGCTTTATTGGTAAAGGCAGAAAAATACTTTATACCTCTATTGAAAGAAATAAAAAAGAGAGATTTAAACATTAATTTTTATACCCCTAATGCCTTACACGCTGGATTAATTACCCAACCAATCGCCCAATTAATGCTGGAATGTGGATTTAAGAAGATATGGCTGGGGCTAGAAACAACTGATCCAAAATTACAAAAGAAGACAGGTAATAAAGTGGATAATGCTTCTTTTATAAAGGCGGTTAAGATTTTATTACAAGAAGGGTTTTCTCCAGAACAGATTCGAGCTTATTTGTTAATTGGCTTACCAGAACAGAACGTACAAAGTATTATTGATTCAATTCGTTTAGTGCTAGATAATGGTATTAAACCATACCTGGCAAAATATTCTCCTATTCCTGGAACAAAAATGTGGAAAAATATTATTAGAGAGTATGGCTGGCAAGAACCAGTTGATCCTTTATGGCATAATGATGCTTTAATGCCTTATTGCTCTCCTTATATGAACAACCGACAATATCAACAGATAAAGATGTTAATAAAAAATTTCAAATTATAACTGTTAAATATGAGAAATACAATCTAATTTCATTTATGAGACAAATTTGTTATAATAATTAATAGAAAAAGTAGCTATTAGGATTTAATGATTCGTTATTTGTTGGTAATTTTGAAGGAGGTGTATGAGAGTTTAAAATTCATTGCTCTAAGAGATATCTATACAAAATAAAAGTTATATAAAATAAGAAGTAACGATAATTACAACATTAGGAGAATAGTTGCTAGTATATAGATATAGGAGGTTCTAAATGGAATTGTTAAAGGTTTCTTCAAAATCAAATCCAAAAGCAGTTGCCGGTGCATTAGCAGGAGTAATAAGAGAAAAAGGTAAGGTCGAATTACAAGCAATAGGGGCAGGTGCCGTTAACCAAGCGATTAAAGCCATTGCCATTGCTAGGGGATATACAGCAACAAGTGGAGTTGATTTAGTTTGTATCCCGGCTTTTGTCGATGTTGAAATTAATGGTGACGAGAGAACTGCAATTAAATTTTTAGTTACTCCCAGTTCATAAGCTATTCTTGAAACATTGTATATAGGGAGTTATTTTACATAAATATTAAGGAGTAATTATTATGCAAGATCAAGAAATAGATGCTAAGAAAGTTAATAAAGAGAAAATAAAAAAAGAGAGAGTTCAACCACCGGTAGAAAAAGTTGAAAAAAAAGCAGATCTACCTCCACAAGAAAACTCGGGGAAAAAAGAAAAAATTATCAAAGATAATTTAGGAGAAATTAACATTCTTCCTGAAGTTTTAGCAACTATCGTAAGTAGAGTAGTTAGCAATATT
This genomic interval carries:
- a CDS encoding TRAP transporter large permease subunit, whose protein sequence is MNHLIALSPEMITVLMLGGVLTLVLTGFPIGLVIGSVAFLVGTIIFGPKITFNILYSRLYELTLNYPYLAVPLFTFMGVILENSGIAEDLYNALYEWLSGFKGGLAVVTIIVGTLLAACLGTITASVTILTLIALAPMIKRGYDKSIATGSIVAAGTLGILIPPSIMLVVYGPQAGVSVGKMFMGAIFPGLILSGLYITYITIRCALNPKLGPPIPEEERHKISYREKTLKLLKAVAPTLLIIIAVLGTIYTGIAPPTEAAAMGSLAVVILAILYRKFTWNLIKHSAMEVLRVSAFVLLIAGLSYAFVGVFMSAGCGGVVTNLIMAVPGGRWGAFAMVMLIVFVLGMFIEWIGIVFIIVPVFSPILLKLGFDPLWAAMMICINLQMAFQTPPMAMSIFVCRGTAPKELGVTMADIIKGVVPFIILIIFCLILCIVFPQIITWLPEKMIG
- a CDS encoding ATP-grasp domain-containing protein, which translates into the protein MPKKILFVYNQVSKKYKYGLFRECTLDTDVQAIREALMKTKCNILSLDLYNPEQLDSFIMDNYPIDFAFVLAEGFKDYPHTLYNGYGAAQVREQLKTHNIPSSHASIESMEICRNKDFTYQKLQEYSIPVPKHFVFDLHNRFRKKQLLREIERIGYPLMIKPAGGGDSIGITPKSVVHNLTELKHKIEYLKRTLGLEKIIIEQYLPGQEFTVGVLGGETKYVLPIIAFPENWGIRYTRTKNKEYRMQNQFKIIGHKHILFSPLVDISVKSFLAVKANDIIRLDIKKDQEDNLYVIDINGTPSLSVHGSVTFMASKVGLSHSQLIKIVFYESMVRNNLVPSQYLEELITPLKERLYPHAGDQLIEVFSEDTGYS
- a CDS encoding TrkH family potassium uptake protein; the encoded protein is MKYSIVFNTLGILIFFLGLSMIFPLFYALYYQEEVAIYAFLSSIIITSLSGLFLHFNFKTEDGIGRKEGFAIATLGWIIAATFGSFPFLFSGTLTNFIDAYFESMSGFTTTGATVLQYIEGNPLSVLFWRNQIQWIGGMGIIVLVVAILPALGVGGMQLFKLEVPGPEPDKLKPRIKETAKLLYLVYIIISGLQVVCLYLTGMSLYDAITHMFGTMATGGFTPKNLSVGHYNNPTYDMIMTFFMLIAGANFTLHYKVLHGNLKSLFKDREFLFYLGVIFISIFIITTQLHLYIYKSILTALRYASFQVVSIVTTTGFATTDFDQWPTLSKSILIILMFIGGCAGSTGGAIKNIRILILLKKVGREFQRILHPHAITPIYVGNKKISDEVASNVTSFFLLYIMIFVFSSLVMSALGLDLVSAMTSVAATLGNVGPGLGLVGPTQNYAFIPPLGKILLSLCMLLGRLEIYTVFILLIPEFWKS
- the trkA gene encoding Trk system potassium transporter TrkA, whose protein sequence is MKVIIIGAGKVGIQIAQTLSAENHDVTIIDKREDIRQDLDSNLDIMTIIGNGANVRILEQAGIKEADMLIAVTRIDEVNMVACMTAKQFNVAKTIARIRNTEYMYSNSLSKEKLGIDYVINPERATAKEIVRLLKTPSNVCEAQDFAGGKISLFGLKIEEDCHFANKKIRDISFGRHTLMAAIFREDNLIIPTGNDEIFIGDTVYLLIRKENYSDLELLCNKKSGVLQNVLIFGGSNIGIQVASLLNKIGIKTKLIEMNKQKSETISELLPQTLVINGDGTNIELLKEEGIEKTDGFVAVTGYDEENLLVSLLAKHLGTKKVIAKISRTNYIPILEKIGIDAVVNPRLTTASAILRFLKRGELITLTLLKEGEIEVAELIAQPDSKINDKPLKSIDFPKNSIIGAIIRKEEVIIPHGDDFIKAGDKVIVFTKTTEINKIEQLFL
- a CDS encoding B12-binding domain-containing radical SAM protein, with protein sequence MSRVRKKIKLLLINPWIYDFTAYDFWSKPLGLLYVAAILREKDYHIDYIDCMDRFEPGLLKKSDYVLAKHNLDGRGPFYKEKITKPESLKHIPRNYCRYGITESIFQEKIQYYSKPDAVLITSIMTYWYPGVFRTIELVKKYYPDCPIILGGIYTTLCYQHAVNFSKADYILKNVQLDTLLQLLQNITGHSISQHDSKNNDYQNLNYYPYPAWDLYPMLDYICLMTSRGCPFRCSYCASYLINSKLEFRKADQVVNEIIYWKRLKRINNFVFYDDALLVKAEKYFIPLLKEIKKRDLNINFYTPNALHAGLITQPIAQLMLECGFKKIWLGLETTDPKLQKKTGNKVDNASFIKAVKILLQEGFSPEQIRAYLLIGLPEQNVQSIIDSIRLVLDNGIKPYLAKYSPIPGTKMWKNIIREYGWQEPVDPLWHNDALMPYCSPYMNNRQYQQIKMLIKNFKL
- a CDS encoding stage V sporulation protein S; protein product: MELLKVSSKSNPKAVAGALAGVIREKGKVELQAIGAGAVNQAIKAIAIARGYTATSGVDLVCIPAFVDVEINGDERTAIKFLVTPSS